In the Roseofilum capinflatum BLCC-M114 genome, CGAGACCAACGAATGGCTAAGGGTTCTTTACATTTGGCTAAATAGATTTGACCTTCTTTGAACTTGAATGCGGATTTGGTAAACTCAGCACTCCCTCCTTGGTGTTTTTTCTTGAAGTTGGGATATTTGGCACGCGCGGCAAAAAAGTTGCTAAATGCGGTTTGTAGATGCCTCAACCCTTGTTGTAAGGGGACACAACTGACTTCGTTTAAGAAATGTAACTCTTCTTGTTTTTTCCAGGCGGTCAACAGAGAAGATGTTTGAGCGTAATCGATTCTTTCTTGTCGTTGATACCAAGCCTGAGTTCTTTCATGGAGCGCTTTGTTGTAAACTAATCTTACACAACCCAAAGTTCGCCGCAATAGGGACTCTTGCTCTAAGGTTGGGTAAAATCGGTAGTTAAATGCTCTTTCCATGTTGGAGTCAAAGGATTTTTTACAGGGTAGCACCTAAGATGTAATTGTGGTAGCCTATGGTTAGTAAAGCCGCCCTGGAAGGGCGGGGTTTCAGACCCAATTTTTCTGATGAACCCAGAGTGAAACAAAACTTCGCTCAAGCAGGAGCTTGCTTTATTTCAAGTATCACGATTGGCGAATTGTGTTATGGTGCAAGAAAATCAAAGAGATGCGAAGCTAATCTAGAGAGAATTGAGGGATTAATTGCCAATAGTACAATTCTTGAGTGTAATACGCAAACTGCTCGTCAATACGGTGAAGTTAAGAATCAACTCAGGCTCAAAGGTCGCCCCTTACCTGAAAATGATATGTGGATTACATCCTTAGCTTTACAATATAATTTAACCTTGGTCACACGAGATGCTCATTTTCAAGAAGTAGAAAATATACAAACTGTAGCGTTGTGATACCATTTCTTGATGAGAATGCAAGGTTGTAGATCCCCCAAACCCCCTTAAAAAGGGGGCTTCATAGGCTCAAGTGTAGCAAAATACAAGAGAAATGGTATTACCATAATAGTCTTCATTTCAAACCCTACAAGGATTGGTAATTAGGGCTATTTAATCGGACTTGATATGATTGACCCATTTCCCCACTACAGAGGGCTGGATGGGTCAATCTCAGCGATCGCCAATTTGTCTAACCCAACTGGGATCGCGGTAATTAATGCGGGCCATGGGTTCCAGGGCTGAGAGGATGGTTTGACCATAACTGCGGTGAAGGACACGGGTATCTAATAGGGCCACCACTCCTGGACGGACTGGGGCGATCGCCCGTTTCAGGTTTTGAATGGCTGTGGGCAGTAGATATTCCCGAAACCAGTCTAAGCGCCGTTGTTTATAATAGGCAACTCGTCCAGCCACCAGGGGATGTTCTAAAGAAGGAATGGGTAAAGCCACAACAATCAGTAAACTGGGAGGAGGCAGAACACCTTGATGCGATCGCCAAAAGTCCCATCCACACACTAAAATCCCATGGGTTTCCCATGAAGTTTTGTCCACTTGTACTTTGGAGCCAAATTCACCCGCTAAGGTCGCAGCAATTTGCCCTTTCAGAGGCACATCCGCAACTAAAATAACAGTTAAATCTCCTTGATGTCCCCGGACACTGAGTAGACTTTGAATTTCCTGCAAAACCTGGATTTGAAATTGGGGAGTATTGGGGAGAGGAAGGCGATCAGGTAAATAGAGATGGATCAACTCTTGGTCGCTCGAAGCATTAAATTCAATACAAGTAATATCGTCGAGTCCCATTTGTCTGCAATAACGGCTTGCATTGGCCTGTCGATCTAGGGTTTCCCCAATTAAAACCACCGGTTGATCGGCCCACAGAGGAGCAAGGATAGGAGCAATATCTACAGGGCCAGACCAGAGGGTAAATTGACCCGTGGAACGATGAATATTAGCCCACCTGAGAGAATCAGAACTCGATGGGGCAAGGGCGAACTGTTGCCAGGGAGAGGGTAGGATAAGCTGATGTTGGTCAAAGTAATGGAACAATTGAGCGATCGCCTCTTCGTCCTCCTCGGTGAGTAAACAGCATTCGTAGGGGTTGGGAGGATGCTGGAAAATCGACTTGGTGAGCTTAACTTGGGTATCGCGAATGGGGTCTCGGTGTTGGGGACAGGCTAACATTAACTCAGTCCAGTCCTTGGGGGTTAAGCATTGATTAATCTGCTCTCGCGTCCAGTCCTCTAAATCATCTACACCATCGATCAGGGTTGGAATTCCCAGGGGAAAACGCTTTCCTCGGTTCTCTGGATGCAGGCGATCGCCTAAAAATTGCTCTGGAGTCGTCAATACGATACCAGAAAACTCTCCCTTCGGCCAGCGATCGGCCACCACCACCGACTTTACCCAACTGAGCGCTAAGGTCTCCTGTAATTGGGGAATTTCCACCATCTGTAACTGCTGCAAAACCTCTTGGGGCCCCACCCAAATGGCTGGCCCCGGCCACATCAACAAGGGAACCAAATAACTCACCCGATAGGGTTGCCCTTGATAAAGGGGGCGACCGGTTTGAATTAAAGCACTCCGTCCCAAACGCATGGCTCGGGCCACCAACCGGGCCATCGTTAACTGATGGGGCCAGGATGGAGATGCTCCCAAGCGCAGAAAAGCTCGCAATTGCTGATGGACTTCAACCTCAATCACCGGTTTACCTTTCGGACTTCGTCCGACATGAAAGTGTCTAACTGTTATCAGGCCAGGCTGACTGACCTTTTCTTTTTCTTATTGTGACACTATCCGAAATTAAGGGGATCGATGTCTAGGTGTAAACCAACTCTAGTAGAACAGAGCGATCGCAACTCAGCCAAAGTAGGAAGGTTAATCTCGACTCCGGGAGGAAACTTGAGCAAAATCTGCCAGCGATAGGCATCGGAGACTCGCATCACCCGCGCCGGTGCAGGGCCTAAAACTTGATAGTTGCCTGCTCTTGACTCTAAAACCTCAGCCACCTGTTGAGCAGCCGTTTGCACTTCCATTAAATCTAAGCCACTGAAGCGAAACAGCACCAAGGAACTGTAGGGCGGATAATGGTAGGCTTCTCGCTCCTTTAACTCCTGCTCCATAAACCTGTCATAGGCATTGTTTTGAACCGCTTGAATGGCGGGATGGTCTGGCGAATAGGTCTGAATAATCACTTGGCCGGGGTCATCTCCGCGACCGGCACGACCGGAAACTTGGGTCAGAATTTGCACGGCAGTTTCCCCAGCGCGATAGTCTCCCTGATGCAATAGGCCATCGGCTGCTACCACTCCCACTAGGGTAACTCCGGGAATGTCTAGTCCTTTGGTTAACATCTGAGTTCCCACTAATAAGTCTGCCTCTCCTTGCACAAACCGAGTCAGGAGGGTGCGGTGGGCGTTTTTGGTGCGGGTGGTGTCGCTGTCAAAGCGAATGACGCGCAATTCTGGGAAGAGTTTGGCCAGTTCTTGGGTGACTCGTTGGGTTCCTGTGCCAAAGTGCTTCAGATAGGGGGATTGACATTCGGGACAGTGGGAAGGTTGAAGTTGAGAAAAGTTGCAGTAATGACAGCGCAGCCGTTTGGAGGCTCCTTCGTGGGTGTAGTGGTAGGAGAGGGAAACATCACAATGGGGACATTCGAGGACATGACCGCAACTACGACAGGAGACAAAGGTGCTATGGCCGCGACGGGGAATGAAGAGGATGCCTTGTTGCTGGCGTTCGCGCAAACCTCTTAAATGATCTTGTAGACTGCGGCTAAAAATTGACCGGTTTCCCTGTTTGAGTTCTCGACGCAAGTCCACAACGGAAATGGGAGGGAGGGGCCGGTTTTCCACTCGTTCCGGTAAACTCAGGCGCGTGCAAGTCCCCGACCGACTGCTAAACCAGGTTTCCATGGATGGGGTGGCGCTACCCAAAATCAGGGGGCAATTTTCCAATTGTGCCCGCCATTGGGCCACTTGACGAGCGTGGTAGGTGGGTGCGGGTTGGCTTTGCTTGAAGCTGGTGTCGTGTTCTTCGTCCAGGATAATTAAGCCCAGACGGGGCAAGGGGGCAAAAACGGCGGATCGGGTTCCGATGACGATTTGGGGGGTTCCCTGGAGCATCTGCCGCCAGGTATCGTACCGTTCACCATCGGATAGGGCACTATGGTAAACGCGGATTTTTGCCCCGAATCGGGCCCGGAAGCGATCAGTGAGTTGGGGAGTCAGGCCAATTTCGGGGACGAGGACGAGGATGGATTGTCCTTGCTCTAGAATGGGGGCGATCGCCTGAAGATAGACTTCTGTTTTGCCCGATCCAGTAATCCCATGGAGCAGAAAGGGATGATACCCCGAACGCCCCTGAATGGCTTGCAAGGCTTGAGTTTGGGCGGGAGTCAGGGGTTTGGCTGTATCGCGATCGGGCATGGGGCCAGCTTCGCTGCGTAGCTGTTCCTGTTCCTCAATCACGACCCACTGCTTTTGTTCCAAAGTCTTGATTAACCCCGAAGAAGTTTGTCCTTGTTCCAGGAGTTCTGTGAGCAACAGTTCCCCTCCCTGACGACCCAGAAGGTTTAAAATTTCCTGTTGTCGGGGCGTTAATTCTTCAGGTTCTGGTACAGTAAACTTGACGAGGGTTACCACCTGTTGACGCTTGGGGCGAGGTGGTTTCGGCGGTTCTAGGTAGCTTTCCACCCATTGCCGTTTTAATAAATCTTGCAATCCTCGTTGGGCCTGGCGTACCTGTTGTTTCAGATAGCGCCAAGAATACTCTCCGGTTTTGCTGCTGGTGAGGAGATTCAGCAGTTGTTGCGCGGGTGGATGCAGAAATACTTGCGCTTCGGTTGGGATCGAGTTCGTTAAGCGGATGCGACGTTGCGATTTTCCCAAGAGTCCTGGAGGCAGGGCCATGCGAATGACTCGCATTAAGGGAGTATGGTAATAATGGGCCACTTGATTGAGAAGTTGCCAATAACTGGGGGGAAAAAAGCCAGCACTAATGACCTCATGAACCGACTTGATCTTTTCTGGGGGTAGGTCTGCTGGAGGTGCAGACAAGAGCCGAATGGCGATCGCCCCCAACTGCTGACGACCAAAGGGCACACTGAGAATATCTCCCGGTTGCACCGGCAAGTTGGAGCTAATGGCATAGGTATAAAGCTTTTGATCCTCTACTTCCTGGCGATCGTAATCCACCAAAACTTCCACCCAGCGCGGATTAGCAGAGGATGGCGACTCTCCATAAAACGGACGGTTTGAGGCGGCCACTCGGAAACTCGTAACCGATGTTTGCAGGCGATCGAGTTTGCTGATCATAGGGTTTAGATGGCTAACTGGCTCTAATTCTATCAAAAAGATTATGATTTCTCCGCTTTTAGGTCAGAGTGTATCGTATCCCACAGAAACTTTAGAATCTAAACCACAACAATAACTTTTGTATCGTGGACTCATCCATTGATTGCAAACTTCCGATTCTACGATTACACTAAGAGCAACCATCAGTAGTTCATTGAAAATTGCCTTGATTTCAGATTAAAAGCTCTGCTCTAAATGACCGCTCCTCACCCCAAAGATCCTTAATCCTTTGAAGTGCAACTCATTTTGTCATTTCCTATGTTGAACCGACTAGATAATCACGGATTGATCGATCGGAAAGACGATAATCCTCCAGCGAAGTCAGAGGCAAAAGCTTCTGTTGTAAGTGGTCTCAATCTTTCATCATCAGATTCTAAAGAGACATCAAACTCCTGGTCTAACGGAGATTGGGTAGAATCAATTTCTTGGCTCAATGAGGATACCGTCGGTCTATTCCTAAAAGAAATGGCACGTTATCCCCTCCTGAATGCAGAAGAAGAAGTGATCTTATCTCGACAAGTTCAAGAGGGAGTCGAACTGCAAAAAATACAAGAAAAATTGCGGGAAAAAACCGGTAAAGAACCGACGATCAAAGATGTGTCTCGTGCCAGTGGATTGGCGGAGTCAGAAATTAGTACGAAATTGAAAAAAGGGCAAATTGCCAAGCAGAAAATTGTTCGATCGAATCTTAGATTAGTGGTGTCAATTGCTAAACGATATGTAAATCGAGGAGTGCCCTTTCTCGATCTCATCCAGGAAGGAGCATTGGGATTAAATAGAGCAGCAGAAAAGTTTGATCCCGAAAAAGGTTATAAGTTTTCAACCTATGCCTACTGGTGGATTCGTCAGGGGATCACCCGCACGTTAGCCAACCATGGACGAACGGTTAGATTACCAATTCATGTGGTCGAAAAACTGAATAAAATGCGGGTAATGCAACAGCAACTGCGACAAAAACTCGAACGCAACCCCAGCGAAGCAGAATTAGCTGAAGCATTAGAAATTTCGATGACTCAATTGCGATATTTGCATCAGGTGCGCCGGCGATCGCTCTCCCTCAACCATCGATTTGGAGAAGAGCAAGATACGGAATTACTGGATTTACTTGAAGATCAAGGAACCCAATCTCCAGAAGCTCAGATTAGCGAAACCATGATGCGTCAGGAAATCCTATCGGTTCTTAGTGATGTCCTCACAGAACGGGAAAAAGATATTATTTCCTTAAGGTATGGCTTAAGTAACGGAAAACCCTATACCCTAGAAGAGGTCAGCCATTTGTTTAACCTCTCCCGCGAACGAGTGCGACAAATTCAGACCAAAGCCATGCGAAAACTACGCCGTCCTCAAGTGGCTCAACGGTTGAAAGCTTGGCTGCGTTAAACCCAGAAAAACGGCATTCTGTACAACCATGACCCTTGATATGGGCGATCGCCCCCAACTCCAGATTCGACTCGCAACCCGCGACGATGTACCTATTCTGTTCGACTTGATCGGCGCGTTAGCCGAATATGAGAAATTATCCCATCAGGTGGTGGGTAATGCGGCTGACTTGGAAAAACACCTGTGCGATCGACACTATATAGAAGCCTTAATTGCCGAATGGGAGGGCAAACCGGTGGGGTTTACCCTCTTTTTCCATAACTATTCCACCTTTCTCACCCAACCGGGACTCTATCTCGAAGACCTGTTTGTGCGACCCGAATATCGCCGTAAAGGGATTGGCTCTGCCCTGTTGAGAACTGTGGCAAAAATTGCCCTAGAGCGGGGTTGTGGGCGCTTTGATTGGGCGGTATTAGACTGGAATGAACCGGCGATCGCCTTCTACGAACGCATGGGCGCTCAAGTGCTTCCTGACTGGCGAATTTGCCGCGTCACCGGTTCCGCCCTTACCGACTTAGCCACTTAAATCTAAACATTCTTGAATTGTAGGAGTATATGCCCTATGACTATTTGGGTGAATGAACAAATCGATCCCTCTGGCATGATCTATGCTTGCATTGCCTGTTCCGACCACAAACAAGCTCAGGACTGCCACGACTCCTTTAACAACAATCTCACGGAAGACCAAAAACAAGCCGGATGGACAGCTCGAATGCGTACCGTTTCTTCTTGGGAAGAAGTCCCCGCAAGTGCCCTGAAGTTGAATTGAAGATGGGGAGATGGGGAAGATGGGGGGATAGCCTATTCCCCATTCCCTATTCCCCATTCCCCATTCCCCATTCCCTATTTCCCAGTGACTTTCAACTGTTGGAGTTGAGAACTGTCCCCCTGCAAGACAACGCCCCGATTATTGGCTGCGAGATGGCGGACAATTTTGTAAACTGACTCAATTTCTTCTGGTGCATTGGCAGCAGCCGCTAATTCCGCCAAGGATAAGGGCTGATGACTCTCTGCTAGAGCTTTCATAATTTGATTTTGCAACTGGAGAATACTTCCAGCAGCTTTCTTACCCGCTTCTACGCCAGGTTGGTGATAAGCGTTGATATTCACCAAGGTGGCATAGAATCCAACAGCTCGCTCATAGAGGGCAATTAATGCGCCTACGGTGCGGGGGGTGACTTCGGGAATGGTGACGGTAATCGAATCCCGGTTATTTTCGTATAAGGCTTTGCGAGTTCCTTGTAAAAGTCCAGACAGATAGTCACCTGCGGTAACTCCCGGTTCGACTTCGGGGGAAGGGCGATCGCGGTCTTTAATGACTTCAATGAAGGTAACAAAGAAATTGGGGACACCTTCACGCAACTGCTGCACATAGGCATGTTGGTCAGTGGAGCCTTTATTTCCGTAAACGGCAATCCCTTGATAGACCGTATTGCCGTCTAAATCCTTTTCTTTGCCCAAGGATTCCATCACCAACTGTTGCAGATAGCGGCTAAAGAGCAGCAAGCTGTCTTTGTAGGGCAGAATGACCATATCTTTTTCCCCTTTGCCGTTGCCAGCGAAGTACCAGGCAAGAGAGAGCAGAGCGGCGGGATTTTGTTTGAGTTCGGGGACGCGGGTGGCTTCGTCCATTTCTTTGGCCCCCGCTAACATTTGATCGATATCGATACCTTGCAGAGCAGCCGGGACTAAGCCAACGGCGGAGAGTTCGGAGGTGCGTCCCCCTACCCAGTCATGCATGGGGAAGGTGGCTAACCAGTTTTCAGATTCCGCCATCTTTTCTAGTTTACTGCCATGGCCGGTAATGGCGATAAAGTGGGGGCTGTAGGGAAGATTGGCGGCTTGATAGGCGGCTTGGACTTCGACCATACCGTTGCGGGTTTCCGGTGTGCCTCCAGATTTGGAGATCACGATCGCCAGGGTGGTGTTTAGTTTATCTTTGAGTTGACCTAGCGTGCGATCGATGCCAGCCGGATCGGTGTTGTCAATGAAGTGAATGTTGAGTTGAGGAGAGGAGGGGGCTAAGGCTTGAGCGACGAATTCTGGCCCTAGAGCCGATCCACCGATACCGATGGAGACAATATCGGTAAATTTGGGGGCGTTGGGGGGTTTGATGGCTCCGGAGTGGATATCTTGGGCGAAGCGATGGATGGCTTCTAGGGTTTCGTTAATTTCGGCTTTCAGTTGGGAGTTAGGAGCGAGATCGGTATTGCGTAACCAGTAATGACCAACCATCCGTCCTTCGTCTGGGTTGGCGATCGCCCCGGCTTCGAGTTTAGCCATTTCTGCAAAGGCCTTGTCGAACTTAGGTTTCATTTCCATGACTTGGCGATCGTCAAACCTCATTCGACTGATGTCGAGATAAAATCCGAGGCTGTCGTGGGTGTACAGCCAGTCTTGATAACGTTGCCAGAGGGTTGCTGCATCCATAACCAGTCTTCTCCAAAGGGTTGAGGCATTTTCGGCGATCGCCGAGCTAAACAAGATAATGAGAGGTTGCTTGGGACTCTCCCCTAGACACCATACCGTTTAGATCTTCGGTTTGGGGAGAATCCGGATAAATTTAACAATTTGTCCCATGACGGCGATCGCAATCAGGTTTTCTTCAATCGTAAAATGATAAAACATCCTTTCCCGGCCGAGTCGATGCAGATGCGGCAGATCTTCCAGCCGTTTCAGGCTCAGAAACTCAGTAAAGACAAAGTGATAAATTTTTTCATAACAGCTCTTATCTCGTTTCTGTAACTTTTGCAGGTCTTGGAGAAAGCTACGGTGATAGAGCAGTTGATATTGGATGGATGATGCGGTGGATGAGTTCGCCACAGTCATAGGATTTTCACCTCTGCCAGTAATCAATCATCGATGGTGCAAAAACCCTAAAGCTTCTTCACGAGTCATAAAATCACCAGGTTTAATGGTATCCATGGTTGCGTGAATCATCGTCAGCACATAGGCTTCTGCACATAAGGGAGCTAAGAATGTCCACACCTGATGTAAGTATTCCTCTGGAAGCTGATCGACAAGAGCATGAATCTGTTGTCGTTTTTTTTGCATAACTTATCAAGTTGAGCGCGGATATTAGCATTGCCTTACCTATTCTAACCCTTATTCCCCCATCTCCTCATTTTTCCGGGGCACTGGAAACTGACCCACTAGGGTGGCCCAATTTCATTTAAGTTACGAATCACAGGTGTCGGAGCATTTGAGGGAGGAGAATTGGAGGAATTAAAGATAGCATTGAGCGCTTTATCCAGGCTATCGGCCATGATAATTTGATTTTCATAGGCGACAATCACTCGGACTAGGGTTGGCAGACTATTTTGCTCGGCTTCTAAATAAAGAGGTTCGACGTAGAGTAAGGATTTTTCGATAGGAATGACCAGAAGATTGCCTTGAATTGCTTTTGAACCCTGCCGGTTCCATAGGGAAATTTGCCGGGAAATTTCTGGGTCTTGATTAATCAGAGCATCAATTTGTTCCGGCCCATAAATGAGCTGTTGTTTAGAAAATTGATAGAGTAATAGTTTACCATAACTTTCTCCATCGGAACGACCGGCTAACCAGGCAATGAGGTTATTACGGCTGGCGGGGGTAAAGGGATGGAGTAAGATAAATTCTTCTCGGTTTTCGGTGGGTAATTTAATAATCAAATAATAGGGTTGTACGGTTTGGGGTTGACCGCCATAGATTTCTAGGGGAACACGCCATTGATCCTCCCGGTTGTAAAAGACTTGAGGATCGCGCATGTGATAGGTGAGCAGTTGATTAGATTGGATGCTAAACAAGTCTACAGGATAGCGAATATGTACCCTGAGAGATTGGGGCATTTCTTCTAAAGAGCGGAAGAGGTTGGGAAAGATTTTAGCGAAGGTCTGGATCATCGGATCGGCATCATCGCTGATGAAAAAATAGACCTTGCCATTGTAGGCATCGACAACGACCTTTACTGAGTTGCGAATATAGTTAAAGGGTTGCCCTCCGGGATCGGAATAGGGGTAGCGATCGCTCGTCGTATAAGCATCAATAACCCAGTATAAATAATTCTCTTGATTCGGACTAGAATCACCGCTTAAATTGGTGTTAGCAACGACTAAATAGGGGTCTTGATCGAATCGGAGAAAGGGGGCGATCGCCTTGACGCGATCGACGATATTGCGGCGAAATAAAACTTTTGTTTCTGGGGTAAAGGACTGGGTTAAAAGCATTTCCCAGTCGTTGAGGTATTTGGCAAACAACCACCGTCTCCAGGAACTGGCGATCGATACGCCCCCTGTGCCATCATAAAAATTGTATTGGTTGGCATCCCCTTGGGGATAATCTAACTCCGGTTCCCTCGAAGGAGTCATAATATAAGTATTGGTCAATTCCCCGTAATAAATTCTCGGTTGACCAATGGGAATACTATCACGAATTCGAGCGTCAGAAATCCAAACGGGAGTAGTTTGCCCTTCTGGACTTTCTGCACCAATATCTTTGACATAGTATTCGGGTAAGCCATCGGGTGCAACCGTATTTACGGGGGACAGGGTAAAGCCATAACCATGGGTATAGACTAAATGTTCATTGACCCAAGTTTTGGCTTCTGGGGGAACTCCTTCATAGTCTAATTCTCTAGGGGCTAAAATAACTTGTTGTTTTTCTGCTCCTTGATAATCGCGCTTGCGAAATGTATAGCGCTCAATATCAGCATCGAGGAATTTATAATATAAGCGAATTTGTTGCAACTGTCGGTTGGTTTGCAAGAGGGGGCGAGTATCCCAGAGCCGAATATTATCAATCGTTAGCCTATTGTTGAGTAAGTCTTGCGGGGTTAATTGCCCTTCAGGATTAAAGGGAGCAACTTCAATTTTGTCTAAATCAAAAGCAGAGCGGGTATATTCAATACTGTGCTGGATAAATGGGGTTTCTCGTCCCAGTTCATTGGGTTCAACAAGTAATCTTTGGCTCAGAGCTGGTAGGCCATAATTGCTCACTCCAGCAATCCCTAAATAGAGAATCATCACGTAAATCATTTTCCGCCAAATATCCCGTTTTTTTGCCCAATAAACTGAGCGACCTAAAAGGAAGAAACCATAGGCGGCTGCCAAAATTGACAGCACTTCAATCATGGGTTTTTGGGTATAAATATCGGTAAAGCTGGCTCCATAAATGACTCCGGTAGAAGAATAGAGCAGTTCATAGCGGGAGAGGGCATAACTATAGGCGACGCTAAACATGACTGCGGCACTAATGATTTGCAGATGGCGGCGCTGTTTGGGAGAAAAGCCGGGAAAACTGCCCAGGGCTAAACTTCTACCGGATAATAAATAGATAATGGTAACGGCAAGTAGGGAAAAAACACAGAGGATAACGAGCCAAAATTCGAGGAGATGGAGAACGGGTAAGGTGAAGATGTAGAAACTAATATCTTGATCGAAGAGGGGATCGACTTGGTTGAAGGGAGTCGGATTAAAACTGGCGAGAATTCTGGCCCAATGACTGGATAAAATTACGCCTAAACCGGTGCTGAGGAGGACGGCGATCGCCAGCAAGATTCTTTGAGGAATGCATAATAGGAGGAGGGGGAACCCGATGATCCATAGGGTTTTGATGGGAGAAGAGGGCAGCTCTAAGAAGGTGCGAAGGGCTGATTCGGGGCGAAATCGAGGCGGGAGTTCGGGGGTGAGGCGGGCAATGTTAAAATCGGTATGCCAATATTGCAGGATGACTTCTGCATATTGAACCACAATTAATCCTAAGATGAGGCTCAGGAGGCCGACGAAGAGGAGTAACCATCCTAGGGAAACGGTTTTGGCATGTTTGGGATAAGCGTCTTGATTTTCTGGGGGGTTGGGATGTTTGAGAAGGTTAGCAACCCAAAGATTGCCGCACAGATAAAGGCTGCTGATTCCGAAAACAATGGCTCCGACGATGAGTTGGGTGGTTACCCGCAGGGCAAATTCAGGACTATAACCGACTTCGCTAAACCAGAGTCCTTCGGCAATAAGGTTGGTGGTGATATCGAAAATGAGCCATCCTGCTAACAGGATGACTAGAATCCAACCGATTTTTGGCGATCGTACCCACTGCATGTTGATATGAAACGATTGGCTCCTACTTATTCATGTCTAAGCACAGTTGGCGGAAATGATCCCCCCGTTGTTCAAAATTAGCATATTGATCGAAGCTGGCGCAGGCGGGAGAAAATAAGACCCCTTTGGCTTGATGGTGTTTGGCTAGGACTAAAGAGCGGGGAATGGCTCGATCTAAGGTTTCCACGATCTCATAGGCATGATAACCGACGGCTTCTAACCGTTGGGCAAAACGGGGGGCGGCTTCACCGATGAGTAGGACGGCGGCTGCTTTAGATTTAATCCGATGTAACCATGGGGTATCTTCGCCTTCTTTGGCTTCTCCACCGGCAATTAAAATAACGGGGGCGGGAACTGCGGATAAACCAACTTCGGCGGCATCATAATTGGTGGCTTTACTATCATTAATAAAGTCAATTTGATCGAGGGTGCAAATGAGTTCTAAACGATGGGGCACGCCGGGAAAATTGGCG is a window encoding:
- a CDS encoding glucose-6-phosphate isomerase, producing the protein MDAATLWQRYQDWLYTHDSLGFYLDISRMRFDDRQVMEMKPKFDKAFAEMAKLEAGAIANPDEGRMVGHYWLRNTDLAPNSQLKAEINETLEAIHRFAQDIHSGAIKPPNAPKFTDIVSIGIGGSALGPEFVAQALAPSSPQLNIHFIDNTDPAGIDRTLGQLKDKLNTTLAIVISKSGGTPETRNGMVEVQAAYQAANLPYSPHFIAITGHGSKLEKMAESENWLATFPMHDWVGGRTSELSAVGLVPAALQGIDIDQMLAGAKEMDEATRVPELKQNPAALLSLAWYFAGNGKGEKDMVILPYKDSLLLFSRYLQQLVMESLGKEKDLDGNTVYQGIAVYGNKGSTDQHAYVQQLREGVPNFFVTFIEVIKDRDRPSPEVEPGVTAGDYLSGLLQGTRKALYENNRDSITVTIPEVTPRTVGALIALYERAVGFYATLVNINAYHQPGVEAGKKAAGSILQLQNQIMKALAESHQPLSLAELAAAANAPEEIESVYKIVRHLAANNRGVVLQGDSSQLQQLKVTGK
- a CDS encoding UPF0182 family protein, with the protein product MQWVRSPKIGWILVILLAGWLIFDITTNLIAEGLWFSEVGYSPEFALRVTTQLIVGAIVFGISSLYLCGNLWVANLLKHPNPPENQDAYPKHAKTVSLGWLLLFVGLLSLILGLIVVQYAEVILQYWHTDFNIARLTPELPPRFRPESALRTFLELPSSPIKTLWIIGFPLLLLCIPQRILLAIAVLLSTGLGVILSSHWARILASFNPTPFNQVDPLFDQDISFYIFTLPVLHLLEFWLVILCVFSLLAVTIIYLLSGRSLALGSFPGFSPKQRRHLQIISAAVMFSVAYSYALSRYELLYSSTGVIYGASFTDIYTQKPMIEVLSILAAAYGFFLLGRSVYWAKKRDIWRKMIYVMILYLGIAGVSNYGLPALSQRLLVEPNELGRETPFIQHSIEYTRSAFDLDKIEVAPFNPEGQLTPQDLLNNRLTIDNIRLWDTRPLLQTNRQLQQIRLYYKFLDADIERYTFRKRDYQGAEKQQVILAPRELDYEGVPPEAKTWVNEHLVYTHGYGFTLSPVNTVAPDGLPEYYVKDIGAESPEGQTTPVWISDARIRDSIPIGQPRIYYGELTNTYIMTPSREPELDYPQGDANQYNFYDGTGGVSIASSWRRWLFAKYLNDWEMLLTQSFTPETKVLFRRNIVDRVKAIAPFLRFDQDPYLVVANTNLSGDSSPNQENYLYWVIDAYTTSDRYPYSDPGGQPFNYIRNSVKVVVDAYNGKVYFFISDDADPMIQTFAKIFPNLFRSLEEMPQSLRVHIRYPVDLFSIQSNQLLTYHMRDPQVFYNREDQWRVPLEIYGGQPQTVQPYYLIIKLPTENREEFILLHPFTPASRNNLIAWLAGRSDGESYGKLLLYQFSKQQLIYGPEQIDALINQDPEISRQISLWNRQGSKAIQGNLLVIPIEKSLLYVEPLYLEAEQNSLPTLVRVIVAYENQIIMADSLDKALNAIFNSSNSPPSNAPTPVIRNLNEIGPP